The following proteins are encoded in a genomic region of Necator americanus strain Aroian chromosome II, whole genome shotgun sequence:
- a CDS encoding hypothetical protein (NECATOR_CHRII.G4592.T1): MDGGKYSKTTTSAEHESLKRFAFVGVAVSTIATLTAIIAVPMLCMHMHTIHSGIQEEITYCRTRNARMRGEYTKLESFRNLALRQKRQYPELCCSCGIGDVGPIGPKGDDGEPGADGKPGKPGIPGPDAPSQTAVPSKEDFCFECEPSPPGPDGVPGPMGPPGPMGAPGERGPAGPPGHQGPPGPRGAPGSPGEDGEAGPRGQPGTVRTLPSKSGEMGPPGEQGPPGPPGPEGRPGQPGRNGQPGQQGSPGADGPDGKNGENGPQGPPGKDGAKGSCDHCPVARTPPGY, translated from the exons ATGGACGGCGGCAAATACAGTAAGACGACAACGTCGGCGGAGCACGAAAGCCTTAAACGATTCGCTTTCGTCGGTGTCGCCGTCTCTACGATCGCAACCTTAACTGCGATTATTGCTGTACCTATGCTCTGTATGCATATGCATACTATTCATTCTGGGATTCAAGAAGAAATCACCTATTGTCGGACAAGAAACGCCAGAATGCGTGGAGAATACACGAAG CTGGAAAGCTTCCGCAATCTTGCGTTACGTCAAAAACGTCAATATCCGGAACTCTGCTGTTCATGTGGTATCGGAGATGTAGGACCAATAGGACCTAAAGGAGATGATGGAGAACCAGGAGCCGACGGGAAGCCGGGTAAACCAGGTATCCCTGGACCAGATGCGCCAAGTCAAACCGCTGTTCCAAGCAAGGAGGACTTCTGCTTTGAATGTGAACCATCACCGCCCGGTCCGGATGGAGTTCCTGGACCGATGGGACCACCAGGACCGATGGGAGCTCCTGGCGAG AGAGGCCCAGCTGGACCACCTGGTCATCAGGGTCCACCTGGACCCCGTGGAGCGCCAGGTTCCCCCGGCGAAGACGGCGAAGCAGGACCACGTGGTCAGCCTGGCACTGTCCGAACTCTTCCATCAAAGTCGGGAGAAATGGGACCACCAGGCGAACAAGGGCCTCCAGGTCCTCCAGGTCCTGAAGGTCGACCTGGGCAGCCCGGACGAAACGGACAACCTGGACAGCAAGGTAGCCCTGGAGCAGATGGACCGGACGGAAAGAATGGTGAAAATGGACCACAAGGTCCTCCCGGAAAGGATGGAGCAAAGGGATCATGCGATCATTGCCCTGTTGCACGTACTCCACCAGGCTATTAG
- a CDS encoding hypothetical protein (NECATOR_CHRII.G4593.T2), which produces MILIFPGFDEGDNAESCFVFPIYTSNIHFIQANDWNVMSDGVCEISIDLPHWVPAAIAFGLAIIIAIAVCIAYVAREMERHKTFYGREDKLSSREEHADAKKKEEMDAYALGRCSHEVLVIKSPPQATPGAVPGTAPSGVKVMLRKKKVITKTPSRPLPISIPTSLEPESPNILSFTVVYDKTGRAFELIDLIRKEPPVVGSRSKRVDWLLHEIKCRLETMTDHHYIVYGCMDQIWIVKGLENLQENVEGTSLEMRLNVDALDLKILAYKIQAISAEQAMLLSRRGRTSELLRPEPTQVTPSRWVVPRGAEATPRVATVPQSRKRSAEGIEQDRRSKEMLLHAAKTLRQAIHSSPTEPAPGSSFSSHNPTLGATDKKSLTRRSQNGLQKRPKSNKAGSSMSGTGMSHPKSREKAYMQRAIVDLTPTKIASKDSPNHPMSSGHKRSPMTGVERSHGVEQEEGKLSEAITQTTLRKTLTSKEKRPNEGTNATIKI; this is translated from the exons ATGATCCTAATTTTTCCCGGctttgacgaaggcgataacgccgaaag ttgttttgttttccccATTTATACGAGTAACATCCATTTTATACAAGCTAACGATTGGAATGTG ATGAGTGACGGCGTATGCGAAATATCGATTGATCTTCCACATTGGGTTCCTGCAGCGATTGCCTTCGGCTTGGCAATTATCATTGCAATTGCAGTGTGTATTGCATACGTGGCTCGCGAGATGGAAAGacacaag ACATTCTATGGACGAGAGGACAAACTATCCTCCAGGGAAGAACATGCTGAcgctaagaaaaaagaggaaatggaTGCGTACGCTTTGGGTCGATGCAGTCATGAG GTTCTTGTCATTAAAAGTCCACCGCAAGCAACGCCTGGAGCTGTTCCTGGAACGGCTCCGAGTGGAGTCAAGGTGATgttaaggaagaagaaagtcaTCACTAAAACTCCCAGCAGACC GCTTCCCATATCAATTCCGACCAGTCTGGAACCAGAATCTCCAAATATACTTAGCTTCACTGTAGTTTACGATAAGACAGGAAGAGCATTCGAG CTTATCGACTTAATACGAAAGGAACCTCCAGTAGTAGGGTCCCGTTCAAAACGAGTGGATTGGCTATtacatgaaataaaatgtcgaCTAGAAACG atgacTGATCATCATTACATAGTTTACGGATGTATGGATCAGATATGGATAGTGAAAGGTTTGGAAAATTTACAAGAAAATGTAGAGGGGACTAGTCTGGAGATGCGACTCAATGTGGATGCGTtggatttgaaaatattagcATACAAG ATTCAAGCAATTTCTGCTGAACAAGCGATGTTGTTATCGAGGAGAGGAAGAACCTCCGAGCT GCTGCGACCGGAACCCACTCAAGTGACTCCATCTCGGTGGGTGGTGCCCAGAGGTGCTGAAGCAACACCACGAGTAGCTACCGTACCTCAATCGCGGAAGAGAAGCGCCGAG GGGATTGAACAGGATCGACGTAGCAAAGAAATGCTACTACATGCAGCAAAAACACTTCGACAAGCAATTCATTCATCACCTACAGAACCTGCTCCAGGATCATCATTCTCATCACATAACCCAACACTTGGTGCCACAGATAAA aaaTCGTTAACTCGTCGTTCACAAAATGGTCTACAAAAACGACCAAAATCAAATAAAGCAGGGAGTTCG atgagTGGTACAGGTATGAGCCATCCGAAGAGCAGAGAAAA GGCATATATGCAAAGAGCAATTGTTGATTTGACCCCTACTAAAATTGCTAGCAAG GACTCCCCGAATCATCCTATGAGTTCCGGTCACAAACGTTCACCGATGACAGGAGTCGAAAGAAGTCATGGTGTAGAACAAGAAGAGGGCAAG TTAAGTGAAGCAATCACACAAACAACGCTAAGGAAAACTTTAAcgagcaaagaaaaacgacCTAATGAAGGAACAAATGCGACGATTAAGATTTAA
- a CDS encoding hypothetical protein (NECATOR_CHRII.G4593.T1), which translates to MSDGVCEISIDLPHWVPAAIAFGLAIIIAIAVCIAYVAREMERHKTFYGREDKLSSREEHADAKKKEEMDAYALGRCSHEVLVIKSPPQATPGAVPGTAPSGVKVMLRKKKVITKTPSRPLPISIPTSLEPESPNILSFTVVYDKTGRAFELIDLIRKEPPVVGSRSKRVDWLLHEIKCRLETMTDHHYIVYGCMDQIWIVKGLENLQENVEGTSLEMRLNVDALDLKILAYKIQAISAEQAMLLSRRGRTSELLRPEPTQVTPSRWVVPRGAEATPRVATVPQSRKRSAEGIEQDRRSKEMLLHAAKTLRQAIHSSPTEPAPGSSFSSHNPTLGATDKKSLTRRSQNGLQKRPKSNKAGSSMSGTGMSHPKSREKAYMQRAIVDLTPTKIASKDSPNHPMSSGHKRSPMTGVERSHGVEQEEGKLSEAITQTTLRKTLTSKEKRPNEGTNATIKI; encoded by the exons ATGAGTGACGGCGTATGCGAAATATCGATTGATCTTCCACATTGGGTTCCTGCAGCGATTGCCTTCGGCTTGGCAATTATCATTGCAATTGCAGTGTGTATTGCATACGTGGCTCGCGAGATGGAAAGacacaag ACATTCTATGGACGAGAGGACAAACTATCCTCCAGGGAAGAACATGCTGAcgctaagaaaaaagaggaaatggaTGCGTACGCTTTGGGTCGATGCAGTCATGAG GTTCTTGTCATTAAAAGTCCACCGCAAGCAACGCCTGGAGCTGTTCCTGGAACGGCTCCGAGTGGAGTCAAGGTGATgttaaggaagaagaaagtcaTCACTAAAACTCCCAGCAGACC GCTTCCCATATCAATTCCGACCAGTCTGGAACCAGAATCTCCAAATATACTTAGCTTCACTGTAGTTTACGATAAGACAGGAAGAGCATTCGAG CTTATCGACTTAATACGAAAGGAACCTCCAGTAGTAGGGTCCCGTTCAAAACGAGTGGATTGGCTATtacatgaaataaaatgtcgaCTAGAAACG atgacTGATCATCATTACATAGTTTACGGATGTATGGATCAGATATGGATAGTGAAAGGTTTGGAAAATTTACAAGAAAATGTAGAGGGGACTAGTCTGGAGATGCGACTCAATGTGGATGCGTtggatttgaaaatattagcATACAAG ATTCAAGCAATTTCTGCTGAACAAGCGATGTTGTTATCGAGGAGAGGAAGAACCTCCGAGCT GCTGCGACCGGAACCCACTCAAGTGACTCCATCTCGGTGGGTGGTGCCCAGAGGTGCTGAAGCAACACCACGAGTAGCTACCGTACCTCAATCGCGGAAGAGAAGCGCCGAG GGGATTGAACAGGATCGACGTAGCAAAGAAATGCTACTACATGCAGCAAAAACACTTCGACAAGCAATTCATTCATCACCTACAGAACCTGCTCCAGGATCATCATTCTCATCACATAACCCAACACTTGGTGCCACAGATAAA aaaTCGTTAACTCGTCGTTCACAAAATGGTCTACAAAAACGACCAAAATCAAATAAAGCAGGGAGTTCG atgagTGGTACAGGTATGAGCCATCCGAAGAGCAGAGAAAA GGCATATATGCAAAGAGCAATTGTTGATTTGACCCCTACTAAAATTGCTAGCAAG GACTCCCCGAATCATCCTATGAGTTCCGGTCACAAACGTTCACCGATGACAGGAGTCGAAAGAAGTCATGGTGTAGAACAAGAAGAGGGCAAG TTAAGTGAAGCAATCACACAAACAACGCTAAGGAAAACTTTAAcgagcaaagaaaaacgacCTAATGAAGGAACAAATGCGACGATTAAGATTTAA
- a CDS encoding hypothetical protein (NECATOR_CHRII.G4594.T1), producing the protein MSRSRVLVFTFMALFILAAVVDSATIVRRSIPEVFNSPFHVLGKRNQFYGLFKKLNYDSVKPAFLHDGFGWHH; encoded by the exons ATGTCGCGATCTCGCGTTTTGGTATTCACGTTCATGGCGCTCTTCATCCTCGCTGCAGTGGTCGATTCCGCTACAATCGTTCGA CGTAGCATCCCAGAAGTTTTCAACTCACCTTTTCATGTTCTTGGAAAACGGAATCAATTTTATGGATTGTTCAA gaaactGAACTATGATTCCGTTAAACCGGCTTTTCTTCACGATGGATTCGGATGGCATCATTGA